The Amyelois transitella isolate CPQ chromosome 20, ilAmyTran1.1, whole genome shotgun sequence genome has a segment encoding these proteins:
- the LOC106138132 gene encoding uncharacterized protein LOC106138132: MVYNYKRKTERASWSESTLREAMNEAKKTSIKGAATKYGISYSVLQRRMKTGSSVKSLGRFKSIFTNDEELELVQHLKSLDSLFYGLTKSEFLRLVGEFAKRKNKQTTFKNNTAGKQWFKNFKMRHPEIVLRTPESTSIARLQAFNRPAVNRFYDLLESLYAEKNTKVLLQRTGSSANNVKNGLMNHVLLIVDMDRTFVTSVLINRLNYIPYSFCPLRVPVLPTP, translated from the coding sequence ATGGTgtacaattataaaagaaaaactgagAGAGCATCTTGGTCGGAGAGTACGCTAAGAGAAGCAATGAATGAGGCAAAAAAAACCTCAATAAAAGGTGCTGCCACTAAATATGGAATATCCTACAGTGTTTTACAGCGACGCATGAAAACAGGTTCTTCTGTCAAGAGTCTCGGTAGGTTCaaatcaatatttacaaatgatGAAGAGCTAGAGTTAGTTCAGCATCTAAAGTCCCTAGATTCTCTATTTTACGGACTTACTAAGTCTGAATTTTTGCGATTGGTTGGTGAATTTGCTAAGCGCAAAAATAAGCAAACAACGTTCAAAAATAATACTGCTGGAAAGCAATGGTTCAAAAACTTCAAAATGAGGCATCCTGAAATAGTACTGAGGACACCAGAATCTACGTCCATAGCCAGATTACAAGCATTTAATAGGCCAGCTGTCAACAGGTTCTACGATTTACTTGAAAGCTTATATGCAGAGAAAAATACGAAAGTCCTCCTACAGAGGACTGGATCCAGTGCTAACAATGTCAAGAATGGTCTCATGAATCATGTTCTTCTTATAGTGGACATGGATCGTACTTTTGTGACATCTGTTTTGATTAatagattaaattatataccatATTCTTTTTGCCCGCTTAGGGTACCCGTTTTACCGACCCCCTAA